From the genome of Papaver somniferum cultivar HN1 chromosome 2, ASM357369v1, whole genome shotgun sequence, one region includes:
- the LOC113353183 gene encoding uncharacterized protein LOC113353183, which produces MGLLFTRFYQLVIVLARHRGNLFTATGLEGFSNKDNHIIESSPFNKDKMFLSTKKFDDWENSKTFVNALEKIEAWIFSQIIEFLWWQVMEQCVGRLDMAMFNAILRESAGDNPTDHVSNPISDSRVLTVPAGNSSFGLGAQL; this is translated from the exons ATGGGTTTGCTTTTTACAAGATTTTATCAATTAGTCATTGTTTTGGCCAGACACAGAGGGAATCTTTTCACAGCTACAGGGCTTGAAGGGTTCAGTAACAAGGACAACCATATTATCGAGTCCAGTCCTTTCAACAAGGACAAAATGTTTCTATCTACTAAGAAGTTTGATGACTGGGAGAACTCAAAAACATTTGTAAATGCATTGGAAAAGATTGAAGCTTGGATTTTCTCTCAAATTATCGAGTTTTTATGGTGGCAG GTAATGGAACAGTGTGTGGGTAGACTGGATATGGCCATGTTCAATGCCATTCTTCGTGAATCAGCTGGTGACAACCCAACGGATCATGTCTCTAATCCCATTAGTGATTCTCGCGTTCTTACTGTTCCAGCTGGGAACTCAAGCTTTGGTTTGGGTGCACAACTTTAA
- the LOC113347535 gene encoding carbon catabolite repressor protein 4 homolog 2-like: protein MQAELNLETPSVGCEIIPIVSLHSKEGNKVIPDDKLKFNWYRLQNQERPICCVHPTQIATFQCRDCSVLEKHVKESFHCSLKCYHDQWLNHRKRHIAAPSQTTADVVDDESYCDCSYCSAFDKDSLVNKNAEIVHGSWVKVGSSKTYLPTIKDFGYRLKLEAVATFFSEGKPRVQTEVKTNHVIIPPPRRCMIPVTPLDGFSNFKLESKICSARSFSVLSYNILADLCANPSRYSYCPASALNWEYRSQNLLREIIRYDADVICLQEVQHDHFEEFFMPKLKEIGYSGIHKSKTSALFTSKYVFEGCATFFRLSKFRLIKKYELEFKNTAQKIAWSLDAEKRRSMMKDNIALTVILEAIKAEPVSDTLNHRICVANVHVSADPENTDVKLWQVGTLIEDLERSVAHSNIPVLICADLNSIPKSAAHTLVVNGSVDLKHEELVNTPDGIIEHLKLSHKLLPLASAYSSFSRTKEGDMMDSDTKEPRFTTATLYFRNTIDYIFYSEGLLTVISLLELLDEESAIKHTAFPSPLWSSDHIALMAEFSWKSPS, encoded by the exons ATGCAAGCAGAACTGAATCTTGAAACTCCATCTGTTGGTTGCGAAATCATTCCAATTGTTTCCCTCCATTCTAAAGAAGGCAACAAAGTCATTCCTGACGACAAATTGAAATTCAACTG GTATAGACTGCAGAACCAAGAGAGGCCCATTTGTTGTGTGCACCCTACTCAAATAGCTACTTTCCAGTGCAGAGATTGTTCAGTGTTAGAGAAACATGTTAAAGAGAGTTTTCACTGCTCTTTGAAGTGTTACCATGATCAATGGCTGAACCACCGCAAACGTCATATAGCTGCCCCGTCACAGACGACTgcagatgttgttgatgatgagagTTACTGTGATTGTTCCTATTGTTCAGCTTTTGATAAGGATTCATTGGTTAACAAGAATGCAGAAATAGTGCATGGATCATGGGTTAAGGTGGGTTCTTCAAAGACCTACTTACCCACAATAAAGGATTTTGGATATAGATTAAAATTAGAAGCTGTTGCAACATTCTTTAGTGAGGGAAAACCTCGGGTGCAAACTGAAGTAAAGACAAATCATGTTATCATTCCGCCTCCTCGTCGCTGTATGATTCCAGTCACACCACTGGATGGTTTTAGTAACTTTAAATTGGAATCAAAAATTTGTTCGGCTAGGTCTTTTAGCGTGCTCTCATACAATATCCTCGCTGATCTGTGCGCTAATCCTAGTAGATACAGCTACTGTCCTGCTTCGGCTCTTAATTGGGAATACCGAAGCCAAAATTTACTCCGTGAGATTATTAGATATGACGCAGATGTCATTTGTCTTCAGGAG GTACAACATGATCACTTTGAGGAGTTCTTTATGCCCAAGCTTAAAGAAATTGGCTATTCTGGTATACATAAGTCGAAGACATCCGCG CTGTTTACTTCTAAATACGTATTTGAAGGGTGTGCAACATTTTTTCGCCTCAGTAAATTCAGACTAATTAAGAAATATGAG CTCGAGTTCAAAAATACTGCACAAAAAATAGCCTGGTCACTTGATGCAGAAAAGCGCCGTAGTATGATGAAG GACAATATTGCACTTACAGTAATATTGGAGGCAATTAAAGCTGAGCCGGTTTCTGACACGTTAAATCATCGAATTTGTGTG GCTAATGTTCATGTATCTGCGGATCCAGAGAACACAGATGTAAAACTATGGCag GTTGGAACCCTTATTGAAGATCTGGAGCGAAGTGTAGCTCATTCAAATATTCCGGTTCTCATCTGTGCAGATCTTAACTCTATCCCTAAAAG tGCTGCTCATACTCTTGTAGTTAATGGGTCGGTGGACCTTAAACATGAAGAATTGGTGAACACTCCTGATGGAATAATTGAACATCTCAAGCTTTCACATAAATTGCTACCTCTG GCTAGTGCATATTCATCCTTTTCAAGAACTAAAGAAGGCGATATGATGGATTCTGATACAAAGGAGCCTCGATTCACCACTGCTACACTCTATTTCCGTAATACAATAGATTACATTTTCTATTCAG AGGGTTTGTTGACAGTGATAAGTCTATTAGAACTGCTTGACGAGGAGTCTGCAATCAAACATACAGCTTTTCCTTCACCGCTGTGGTCATCAGATCATATTGCATTAATGGCTGAATTCTCATGGAAGAGTCCAAGCTAA